The proteins below are encoded in one region of Parvicella tangerina:
- a CDS encoding hydroxymethylglutaryl-CoA reductase: MTDSKIIKGFSKLSKEAKMEWIIKEYLNNDAEAIDFLKSYWHPDKDKQKLHDEFIENTITNFYIPFGVAPNFKINDKVYCVPMAIEESSVVAASAKSASFWLQRGGFKAQVLSTIKIGHVHFAWYGKYERLKAFFDKVKHKLFEGTEELTANMRARGGGILDIELVNKSDLEPNYYQLMAKFETCDSMGANFINSCLEEFSKIFQAEMEVDDELNSDEKRIQVIMCILSNYTPECIVRSEVSCPIEQLTEGTDITPEKFCEKFEQAIHVAQIEPYRATTHNKGIFNGIDSVVIATGNDFRAVEACGHTYAARDGQYRSLTNVEVKDGIFRFWIDIPMALGTVGGLTKLHPMVSFAHKLLGNPNAEELMMITATVGLAQNFGAIRSLVTTGIQKGHMKMHLLNILNQLGATEEEKTQAAIYFQDKVVAHKDVVNYFCSLRGIESPDKVKK; this comes from the coding sequence ATGACAGATAGTAAAATCATAAAAGGATTCTCCAAGCTTTCGAAAGAAGCCAAAATGGAATGGATCATTAAAGAATATTTAAACAATGATGCCGAAGCTATTGACTTTTTAAAATCCTATTGGCATCCAGATAAGGATAAACAGAAGTTACACGATGAGTTTATTGAAAACACAATCACCAATTTCTATATCCCTTTTGGCGTTGCACCTAATTTCAAGATCAATGACAAGGTGTATTGTGTCCCTATGGCCATAGAAGAAAGCTCAGTCGTTGCAGCTTCGGCAAAATCGGCATCCTTTTGGCTACAACGAGGAGGATTTAAAGCTCAAGTGTTATCAACCATCAAAATTGGGCATGTACATTTTGCTTGGTATGGAAAGTATGAAAGACTCAAAGCATTCTTTGATAAGGTAAAGCACAAACTGTTCGAAGGAACGGAAGAATTAACCGCCAACATGCGTGCACGAGGTGGAGGAATTTTGGATATTGAATTGGTGAATAAATCTGATCTCGAACCGAATTACTATCAGTTAATGGCCAAATTCGAGACTTGTGATTCAATGGGCGCTAATTTCATTAATAGTTGTCTGGAGGAATTCTCAAAGATTTTTCAGGCTGAAATGGAAGTGGATGATGAATTGAATTCGGATGAAAAACGTATTCAAGTAATCATGTGTATCCTAAGTAATTATACGCCCGAATGTATCGTTAGAAGTGAGGTAAGCTGTCCGATAGAGCAACTAACTGAAGGTACTGATATCACACCTGAGAAATTCTGCGAAAAATTTGAACAGGCTATCCACGTTGCGCAAATTGAGCCGTATAGAGCGACTACTCATAATAAAGGAATCTTCAACGGTATTGATTCTGTGGTCATCGCTACGGGGAATGATTTCAGAGCAGTTGAAGCGTGTGGTCATACTTATGCAGCTCGTGATGGGCAATATAGAAGTTTGACTAATGTTGAAGTCAAAGATGGAATCTTTAGATTCTGGATCGACATACCAATGGCGTTAGGTACTGTAGGTGGTTTAACCAAACTTCACCCGATGGTGAGCTTTGCGCACAAATTACTTGGTAATCCAAATGCTGAGGAACTGATGATGATCACTGCTACGGTTGGTCTTGCTCAGAATTTTGGAGCTATTCGCTCTTTGGTAACTACCGGAATTCAAAAGGGTCACATGAAAATGCACTTGTTGAACATACTCAATCAATTGGGTGCTACTGAGGAAGAAAAAACGCAAGCGGCTATCTATTTTCAAGATAAAGTAGTTGCCCATAAAGATGTGGTGAATTACTTCTGTTCCTTAAGAGGAATTGAAAGTCCTGATAAAGTAAAAAAATAA
- a CDS encoding DUF2200 domain-containing protein, producing the protein MKTTEAHNKKIAEMKLSSVFPHYITKVEKKGRSIEELYQVIEWLTGFDQNDIEKLIEEKVTFETFFDRATLNPNAHLIKGVICGYRVEELENPLTQKVRYLDKLVDELAKGKKMEKILR; encoded by the coding sequence ATGAAGACTACTGAAGCTCACAATAAGAAAATTGCGGAGATGAAACTCTCATCTGTTTTTCCGCATTATATCACTAAAGTTGAAAAGAAAGGTAGATCAATTGAGGAGCTCTATCAGGTTATAGAATGGTTAACAGGATTTGATCAAAACGATATCGAAAAGTTGATCGAGGAAAAAGTAACGTTTGAAACGTTTTTTGACAGGGCTACATTAAACCCAAACGCTCATTTGATCAAAGGGGTTATTTGTGGTTACAGGGTTGAAGAGTTAGAAAACCCGTTAACCCAAAAAGTGAGATATTTAGACAAATTAGTAGATGAGCTCGCAAAAGGAAAAAAAATGGAGAAGATTTTAAGATAA
- a CDS encoding thioredoxin family protein, with protein MKYLLGIIGLLIVLGGSAQDLSWTSIHDIEDSMAKKVKPILVKIETPWCGYCKLMDKKVYPYKKVRKELAKNYYYIKLNAEEKQTIELNDTTYKFKIYGGNRGIQELARKWAKRDGQIKYPTTVILDENYQIVKFLDGYLPKQNFYYWLTEDEE; from the coding sequence ATGAAGTATTTATTGGGTATAATCGGACTTCTCATCGTTTTGGGAGGTTCAGCGCAAGATCTAAGTTGGACTAGTATTCATGATATTGAGGATAGCATGGCTAAGAAGGTGAAGCCCATCTTAGTGAAGATAGAAACGCCATGGTGTGGCTACTGTAAACTAATGGATAAAAAGGTGTATCCATACAAAAAGGTCAGAAAGGAATTAGCTAAGAATTATTATTACATCAAGTTAAACGCAGAAGAAAAGCAGACCATTGAATTAAACGATACAACCTATAAGTTTAAGATTTATGGCGGAAATAGAGGGATTCAGGAGTTGGCTCGGAAGTGGGCTAAGCGAGACGGCCAGATTAAATATCCAACTACCGTAATTCTAGATGAAAACTACCAAATCGTAAAATTTCTTGATGGTTATTTGCCCAAGCAAAATTTCTACTACTGGTTAACGGAAGATGAAGAGTAA
- a CDS encoding WD40/YVTN/BNR-like repeat-containing protein, producing MNKFILLLVGLLIVSPTIAQKKKNKKGTTEEKTAYTSATFSGLKFRNVGPALTSGRVADLAVDPTNPNVYYVAAASGGVWKTTNAGTTYEPIFDGQGSYSIGCVTIDPSNHNTIWVGTGENNNQRSVAYGDGVYKSEDGGKSWKNVGLEKSEHIGMIKVHPENSGIVYVAAYGPLWSAGGERGLYKTTDGGKNWELILEIDEHTGINEVHFDPTNPNVIYATAHQRRRHVFTYVSGGPGCGIHKSEDGGKTWKEINKGLPEKMGRIGMTVSPVDHNVLYAIVEGEGESGGFFRSTNRGASWEKMNKYVTSGNYYQELIADPLDKDKVFIMDTWLHHTEDGGKTIARTGESNKHVDNHCIWINPKNTEHWIVGCDGGIYETFDHAKTWNYKSNLPITQFYKVAVDNDKPFYNIYGGTQDNNSIGGPSRTMSNHGILNSDWFITNGGDGFESAIDPVDPNIVYAQSQYGWLVRYDKTNGESVGIKPQAKLNETALRWNWDAPLLISPHDHKRLYFAANVLFRSDDMGNTWQQISGDLTQQIDRNKLPVMGHVQSVDAVMKNKSTTIYGNIVALDESPVQEGLVYVGTDDGLIQVTEDNGANWRKISSFPGVPKNTYVNAIVSSKYDANTVYAVFNNHKNGDFKPYILKSTDKGATWSSMTGNLPEKGSVYDIVQDHKVENLFFAGTEFGCFFSIDAGKNWTQLKSGLPTIAIRDLEIQERENDLVLASFGRGFYVLDDYTPLRTFKEEMLQEKAKIFPIKEGLMFVDARPLGLRGKGSQGANLYNAPNPEIGATFTVLINDTTLTLKEIRQKEEDELLKENKDIPYPSKEKLIKEEKQEKPYLIFTIYDNDKNPVRKIEKDMMYGMNRVVWDFRYAPSTPIQLKEKEPSRYGEKTTGPIALPGTYFVSLDKVFDGEVTRMIEPTEFFCKWLEEYAIPVEDKAEILAFSKNVEKLRNAASSTDQYFDYINKRINYLKKGISVAPEAPLSLLSELKKAEKVLAELEVKFYGNEVLSKHEFETPNTIYGNVGLIIWNMWRVRTSVTTTNKELYAETGQALETLLVSLEKIDNEVKAVEEKMDNFGVPYTPGRYNIPNWKMD from the coding sequence ATGAATAAATTCATTTTACTATTAGTAGGATTATTAATTGTATCTCCTACAATCGCTCAAAAGAAAAAAAATAAGAAAGGGACTACGGAAGAAAAAACGGCTTACACTTCGGCCACATTCAGTGGATTAAAATTTAGAAATGTTGGTCCCGCACTAACTTCAGGACGTGTTGCAGATCTTGCTGTTGATCCAACCAACCCGAACGTTTATTATGTAGCTGCCGCTTCAGGTGGAGTTTGGAAAACTACAAATGCTGGAACTACCTACGAACCGATCTTCGATGGTCAAGGATCTTATTCAATCGGCTGTGTTACCATAGACCCTTCAAACCATAATACGATCTGGGTAGGAACAGGAGAAAATAACAATCAGCGTAGTGTTGCCTATGGAGACGGGGTTTACAAGTCTGAAGATGGTGGGAAATCTTGGAAGAATGTTGGGCTAGAAAAGTCAGAGCATATCGGCATGATCAAAGTACATCCTGAGAACTCAGGTATCGTTTACGTTGCGGCTTATGGTCCCTTGTGGAGTGCTGGTGGAGAAAGAGGTCTTTACAAAACGACTGATGGGGGTAAAAACTGGGAATTGATTCTTGAGATTGATGAACATACGGGAATCAACGAAGTTCATTTTGATCCAACTAATCCAAATGTAATTTATGCTACTGCTCATCAGAGACGTAGACATGTTTTCACTTACGTGAGCGGTGGACCAGGATGTGGCATCCACAAAAGTGAAGATGGAGGAAAGACCTGGAAAGAAATCAACAAGGGGCTACCCGAGAAGATGGGAAGAATTGGTATGACCGTTTCTCCAGTAGATCATAATGTACTCTATGCAATTGTAGAAGGTGAAGGTGAATCAGGAGGATTTTTCCGTTCAACCAATAGAGGTGCTTCATGGGAGAAGATGAATAAATACGTAACTAGTGGTAATTACTACCAAGAGTTGATAGCAGATCCATTAGACAAAGATAAAGTCTTTATCATGGATACTTGGCTGCACCATACTGAGGATGGTGGTAAGACTATTGCACGAACTGGGGAATCAAATAAGCATGTGGATAATCATTGTATATGGATCAATCCGAAAAATACAGAGCATTGGATCGTAGGTTGTGACGGTGGAATCTATGAAACATTTGATCATGCGAAAACGTGGAATTACAAGAGTAACTTACCCATCACACAGTTTTATAAAGTAGCTGTAGATAACGACAAGCCATTCTATAACATTTATGGTGGCACTCAAGATAATAACAGTATCGGAGGTCCGTCAAGAACAATGAGCAATCACGGAATTTTGAATTCTGACTGGTTCATCACTAATGGTGGTGACGGCTTTGAAAGTGCTATTGATCCTGTAGATCCGAATATTGTATATGCGCAATCACAATACGGATGGTTGGTTAGATATGACAAGACCAATGGAGAAAGCGTAGGTATCAAACCGCAGGCTAAACTCAATGAAACTGCGTTGAGATGGAATTGGGATGCTCCCCTATTGATCAGTCCGCATGATCACAAACGACTTTATTTTGCTGCCAATGTCCTTTTCCGAAGTGATGATATGGGGAATACTTGGCAACAGATCAGTGGTGACCTTACACAACAAATTGACCGTAATAAACTTCCTGTTATGGGACACGTTCAAAGCGTAGATGCCGTAATGAAGAATAAGTCTACAACGATCTATGGAAATATTGTTGCACTGGATGAATCACCTGTACAAGAAGGGTTAGTTTATGTAGGTACAGACGATGGACTTATCCAAGTAACAGAAGATAATGGTGCTAATTGGAGAAAAATAAGCTCATTCCCGGGAGTTCCAAAAAACACTTATGTAAATGCGATTGTTTCCTCAAAGTATGACGCAAATACGGTTTATGCAGTTTTTAATAATCATAAGAATGGTGACTTCAAACCATATATTCTAAAAAGTACGGACAAAGGAGCTACTTGGTCTAGCATGACCGGAAACCTTCCTGAAAAAGGTTCTGTTTATGATATTGTTCAAGATCACAAAGTAGAAAACTTATTCTTTGCAGGAACTGAGTTTGGATGTTTCTTCAGTATTGATGCTGGTAAAAACTGGACACAGCTTAAATCTGGTTTACCTACCATTGCCATAAGAGACCTAGAAATTCAAGAAAGAGAGAATGACTTAGTATTAGCTTCATTCGGTCGTGGATTCTATGTACTCGATGATTATACACCTTTAAGAACTTTTAAGGAAGAAATGCTACAGGAAAAAGCGAAGATCTTTCCAATCAAAGAAGGACTCATGTTTGTCGATGCCAGACCGCTTGGATTAAGAGGAAAGGGATCGCAAGGAGCTAATTTATATAACGCTCCTAATCCTGAAATCGGTGCAACATTCACCGTTTTGATCAATGACACTACGTTGACCTTAAAAGAGATTCGTCAAAAAGAAGAAGATGAACTCTTAAAAGAAAATAAGGACATACCGTACCCCTCAAAGGAAAAGTTAATTAAAGAAGAAAAACAGGAGAAGCCATACTTAATATTTACGATCTATGACAACGACAAAAATCCTGTTCGTAAGATTGAAAAAGACATGATGTATGGAATGAATCGAGTGGTATGGGATTTCCGATACGCACCTTCTACACCAATTCAATTGAAAGAAAAAGAACCAAGTAGGTATGGAGAAAAAACAACGGGTCCTATAGCACTTCCAGGAACTTACTTTGTAAGTCTGGACAAAGTATTTGATGGTGAAGTAACTAGAATGATCGAACCGACAGAATTCTTTTGCAAATGGTTAGAAGAATATGCAATACCAGTTGAGGATAAAGCAGAGATACTAGCCTTTTCTAAGAACGTAGAAAAACTAAGAAATGCTGCTTCAAGTACAGATCAATACTTCGACTACATCAATAAACGTATCAACTATTTAAAGAAAGGAATATCCGTAGCTCCTGAAGCTCCACTATCCTTGCTATCAGAATTAAAAAAAGCTGAAAAAGTACTAGCAGAGCTAGAGGTTAAATTCTATGGCAATGAGGTTCTAAGTAAACACGAGTTTGAAACTCCGAACACAATTTACGGTAACGTGGGACTAATCATCTGGAACATGTGGCGCGTCAGGACATCGGTTACTACTACGAACAAAGAACTGTATGCGGAAACAGGTCAGGCATTGGAAACACTTTTAGTATCACTTGAAAAAATAGACAATGAGGTGAAAGCCGTTGAGGAGAAAATGGATAACTTTGGCGTACCATATACACCTGGAAGATACAACATTCCGAATTGGAAAATGGACTAA
- a CDS encoding Crp/Fnr family transcriptional regulator, with protein MIEELQQQYGFLFEEALLNEIADIGTIRTISADGHLIDPGQYIKSIPLLLEGVIKVSRLDEDGDELLLYFIESGDTCAMTLNCCMQGSKSEIKAVAETDTKLLMIPLDKMEEWLVKYRSWRNFILNSYQSRLNEVLQTVDSIAFLKMDERLLHYLQDKTKIGHSETIHITHEEIAKDLHSSRVVISRLLKKLENEGQVKLHRNSIDVIDL; from the coding sequence ATGATAGAAGAATTACAACAACAATATGGTTTCTTATTTGAGGAAGCGCTATTAAATGAAATAGCTGACATAGGAACGATTCGAACAATTTCTGCAGATGGTCACCTGATCGATCCTGGGCAATACATTAAAAGCATTCCATTATTGTTAGAGGGAGTGATCAAAGTTTCCCGACTGGACGAAGACGGAGATGAATTATTATTGTACTTTATTGAAAGTGGCGACACCTGCGCAATGACGTTAAATTGTTGTATGCAAGGATCGAAAAGTGAGATTAAAGCTGTAGCAGAGACAGACACCAAACTGTTAATGATTCCTTTGGATAAGATGGAAGAATGGCTCGTAAAATACCGTTCCTGGAGAAATTTTATCCTTAATTCTTACCAGTCCAGGCTAAATGAAGTACTTCAAACCGTTGATAGCATTGCTTTCTTAAAAATGGACGAACGTTTACTGCATTACCTGCAGGATAAAACAAAAATTGGGCACAGTGAAACCATCCACATCACCCATGAAGAAATTGCCAAAGATTTGCACTCCTCAAGAGTGGTTATCTCAAGACTTTTGAAAAAATTAGAAAATGAAGGTCAAGTGAAGCTACATAGAAATAGCATTGATGTGATTGACCTCTAG
- a CDS encoding DUF202 domain-containing protein, whose translation MFVDNSNKEKITDWLALERTKMANQRTLLAMIRTGFYFLVMGLTVVTVDELGGLRQYYWLFFVAGALFVIIGVIHYFYNLNKLNKKYESSLSNE comes from the coding sequence ATGTTTGTAGACAACTCAAATAAAGAAAAAATAACGGATTGGTTAGCCTTAGAGCGAACCAAAATGGCGAATCAGCGTACGCTTTTGGCCATGATCAGAACTGGTTTTTACTTTTTGGTAATGGGTTTAACGGTAGTTACGGTGGATGAATTAGGAGGATTACGCCAGTATTATTGGCTTTTCTTTGTAGCTGGAGCGCTATTCGTTATTATAGGAGTGATCCACTACTTTTATAATCTGAATAAACTCAATAAGAAATACGAAAGCTCTTTATCTAATGAATAA
- a CDS encoding acyl-CoA dehydrogenase family protein — translation MSTETEKKSAIKGGEFIIRDTDAQEIFIPEQWSEEQKMIAQMCKDFLKAEVHPHLDAIDSMSDPELMPKLMEKAGELGLLGLSVPEELGGMGVDFPTSLLATEALGPGHSFSVAYGAHTGIGTLPILYYGNEEQKKKYIPKLASGEWKASYCLTEPSAGSDANSGKTTAKLSDDGNHWIINGQKMWITNAGFADVLTVFAKIDDDENLTAFIVEADTEGVSLNPEEKKMGIKGSSTRQVFFNDVKIPKENQLYERGKGFKIAVNILNIGRIKLGAGVMGGAKESVTESVKYANEREQFGRPISKYGAIRHKLAEQCIRTFATESATYRAGANIDEAIQALVESGMDKGEATLKGIEQFAPECAILKVYGSDTLDYVVDEGVQIHGGMGYSAETNIERAYRDARINRIFEGTNEINRMLTVSMILRKAMKGELDLIGPAMAVGNELMSIPDFGAPDDTLFAAEKKYIKNFKKALLMIAGTAAQKIQEKLVKEQEIVMNIADMATWIYVAESTQLRVEKMVSIKGEDACTEQLDMMRVLIYDMCDMINKAGKDALNAFTEGDELRMMMMGLKRFTKHEPFNAKEARQRIALKLIEKGAYCY, via the coding sequence ATGTCAACAGAAACAGAAAAAAAGTCGGCAATTAAAGGCGGTGAGTTTATCATCAGAGATACAGATGCTCAAGAAATATTTATCCCAGAGCAGTGGTCGGAAGAGCAAAAAATGATTGCTCAAATGTGTAAAGACTTCCTAAAAGCAGAAGTTCATCCGCATTTGGATGCTATTGATAGCATGAGTGATCCTGAATTAATGCCTAAACTAATGGAGAAAGCTGGTGAGCTAGGCCTTCTTGGTCTTTCAGTACCTGAAGAGTTAGGTGGAATGGGGGTGGATTTCCCAACTTCTCTGCTTGCTACGGAAGCATTAGGACCTGGTCATTCTTTCTCGGTTGCGTATGGTGCGCACACGGGGATTGGAACGTTACCTATTTTATACTACGGTAACGAGGAACAAAAGAAAAAGTACATTCCTAAGTTAGCTTCAGGAGAATGGAAAGCTTCCTATTGCTTAACAGAGCCTTCAGCTGGTTCAGATGCAAACAGCGGTAAAACCACAGCTAAATTATCTGACGATGGAAATCATTGGATTATCAACGGACAAAAAATGTGGATTACCAATGCAGGTTTTGCAGATGTGCTAACGGTTTTTGCTAAAATTGATGATGATGAAAATCTAACAGCATTTATCGTAGAGGCGGATACAGAAGGAGTTTCTTTAAATCCTGAAGAGAAAAAGATGGGTATTAAAGGATCTTCTACTCGTCAGGTGTTCTTTAATGATGTTAAAATTCCTAAGGAAAACCAATTGTACGAGAGAGGTAAAGGATTTAAGATTGCCGTGAATATCCTTAACATTGGTCGTATTAAGTTAGGAGCTGGTGTAATGGGAGGTGCAAAAGAATCTGTGACGGAATCTGTGAAATATGCAAACGAAAGAGAACAGTTTGGAAGACCTATTTCGAAGTACGGAGCTATAAGACATAAGTTAGCAGAGCAATGTATCAGAACGTTTGCAACGGAGTCTGCTACGTATAGAGCTGGAGCGAACATCGATGAAGCTATTCAGGCACTTGTCGAAAGTGGTATGGATAAAGGAGAGGCAACATTGAAAGGGATTGAGCAATTTGCTCCTGAGTGTGCTATTCTGAAAGTATATGGTTCAGATACGCTGGATTATGTAGTGGATGAAGGTGTTCAAATTCATGGAGGTATGGGATACTCTGCTGAAACGAATATTGAAAGAGCTTATAGAGATGCAAGAATCAATAGGATTTTTGAGGGTACGAACGAGATCAATAGAATGTTGACGGTGAGTATGATCTTAAGAAAAGCAATGAAAGGAGAGCTTGATCTTATCGGACCAGCAATGGCTGTAGGAAATGAGTTGATGAGTATTCCTGATTTTGGTGCTCCAGATGACACGTTATTTGCCGCAGAGAAAAAGTACATCAAGAATTTTAAGAAGGCTTTATTGATGATTGCAGGTACGGCTGCTCAGAAAATTCAAGAGAAACTAGTTAAGGAGCAAGAGATTGTGATGAATATTGCAGATATGGCAACATGGATTTACGTTGCAGAATCTACGCAATTGAGAGTAGAAAAAATGGTTTCGATCAAAGGAGAGGATGCTTGTACTGAGCAATTAGATATGATGAGAGTTTTGATCTATGACATGTGTGATATGATCAACAAGGCTGGTAAAGACGCATTGAATGCCTTCACAGAGGGAGATGAACTAAGAATGATGATGATGGGATTGAAGCGTTTCACAAAGCATGAGCCTTTCAACGCGAAAGAAGCAAGACAAAGAATTGCGCTTAAACTGATTGAGAAAGGTGCTTACTGTTATTAA
- a CDS encoding four helix bundle protein, with the protein MHNFRELKIWKESMELAHQVNTVCSDFPDHEKYGLTSQLRRASVSVPSNISEGSSRKSTKDFIRFLRIAMGSSFEMETQLLLAVKCGYLEDDHEVLDLNNKVQRMIWNFIEKLNHDEKNR; encoded by the coding sequence ATGCACAATTTTCGAGAACTTAAAATATGGAAAGAAAGTATGGAGTTGGCTCACCAAGTGAATACAGTGTGTAGTGACTTTCCTGATCATGAGAAATATGGTTTGACTTCTCAATTGAGAAGAGCTTCAGTTTCTGTACCTTCAAATATTTCAGAAGGAAGTTCACGAAAATCAACCAAAGACTTTATTCGTTTTTTAAGAATTGCGATGGGTTCATCTTTTGAAATGGAAACACAACTGCTGTTAGCAGTAAAGTGTGGTTATTTGGAAGATGATCATGAAGTTCTAGATTTGAACAATAAAGTTCAAAGGATGATCTGGAATTTTATTGAAAAATTAAATCATGATGAAAAAAATCGTTAG
- a CDS encoding thiolase family protein: MKTAYIVAGYRTAVGKAPRGLFRFTRPDDLAADVVKHLMKDFPNLDPERIDDVIVGNATPEAEQGLNIGRMISLMGLNSENVPGMTVNRYCSSGLQTIAIAASQIASGSADCIIAGGVEVMSGMPFGGWRIVPNAKVGKEHPDWYWGMGLTAEEVAKRYNVSREDQDKFALSSQEKALAANASGRFKDDIVPITVKEVYLDENEKRQEREYVVDTDEGPRASTLEGLGKLRPVFAQGGTVTAGNSSQTSDGAAFVMVMSEEMVKELGVEPIARLVNFSVVGLEPKVMGMGPLYAIPKALKKAGMELNQIEQFEINEAFASQAVACVRELGIDPNLVNVNGGAIALGHPLGCTGAKLTVQLLNEMKKRDQKHGIVSMCVGTGQGAAGIFELL, translated from the coding sequence ATGAAAACAGCATATATAGTAGCAGGATATAGAACAGCCGTAGGTAAAGCACCTAGAGGATTGTTCAGATTTACAAGACCAGATGACTTGGCTGCGGACGTTGTCAAACATTTGATGAAAGATTTTCCAAATCTTGATCCAGAAAGAATTGACGATGTGATAGTAGGGAACGCTACACCTGAAGCAGAGCAAGGGTTGAACATTGGTAGAATGATCTCGTTGATGGGACTGAACTCAGAAAACGTACCTGGAATGACAGTAAATAGATATTGTTCATCAGGACTTCAAACGATTGCGATTGCAGCGAGTCAGATTGCTTCAGGTTCGGCCGATTGTATTATCGCAGGTGGAGTTGAGGTGATGTCTGGAATGCCCTTTGGTGGTTGGAGAATTGTTCCAAACGCGAAAGTTGGAAAAGAACATCCAGATTGGTACTGGGGTATGGGATTGACAGCGGAAGAAGTAGCTAAACGTTACAATGTAAGTAGAGAGGATCAGGATAAGTTTGCGTTAAGCTCGCAAGAAAAAGCGCTGGCAGCAAATGCCTCAGGAAGGTTTAAGGATGATATCGTTCCGATTACAGTAAAAGAGGTTTACTTAGACGAGAATGAAAAGAGACAAGAAAGAGAATACGTTGTAGATACAGATGAAGGACCAAGAGCTTCTACGTTAGAGGGACTTGGAAAACTACGTCCAGTATTTGCTCAAGGAGGAACAGTGACAGCAGGTAACTCTTCTCAAACATCAGATGGAGCTGCATTCGTAATGGTGATGTCAGAAGAAATGGTAAAAGAGCTAGGTGTAGAGCCAATTGCGAGGTTGGTGAATTTCAGTGTAGTAGGACTTGAACCAAAAGTAATGGGTATGGGACCTCTATATGCAATTCCTAAAGCACTTAAGAAAGCGGGGATGGAGCTAAATCAAATCGAACAGTTTGAGATCAATGAAGCATTTGCTTCTCAAGCTGTAGCCTGTGTGAGAGAATTAGGCATTGATCCTAACTTGGTAAATGTTAACGGAGGAGCAATTGCATTGGGACACCCACTTGGCTGTACAGGAGCGAAATTAACCGTTCAACTATTGAATGAAATGAAGAAGAGAGACCAAAAGCACGGAATCGTTTCTATGTGTGTAGGAACAGGTCAGGGTGCTGCTGGAATCTTTGAATTACTTTAA
- a CDS encoding four helix bundle protein gives MNNFKELNVWKEAIKLAGLVYELTNSFPSEEKFGICSQLQRAVVSVSANIAEGAGRNNKGEFYHFLGIARGSNSEVESLLYVSIEIGIVKEGEISELLELLNKINNMLYKLQTTLK, from the coding sequence ATGAATAACTTTAAAGAACTAAACGTTTGGAAAGAGGCAATCAAGTTGGCAGGTCTTGTTTATGAGCTGACCAATAGTTTTCCGTCTGAAGAAAAGTTTGGTATTTGTTCCCAACTTCAAAGAGCTGTGGTCTCGGTGAGTGCAAACATTGCTGAAGGAGCCGGAAGAAATAACAAGGGAGAGTTTTATCATTTTTTAGGAATTGCAAGAGGTTCGAATAGCGAGGTGGAGTCTTTGTTATATGTGTCTATTGAGATAGGGATTGTTAAAGAAGGAGAAATCTCCGAACTACTCGAGCTACTGAATAAGATTAATAATATGCTTTATAAATTGCAAACAACGTTGAAATAA